One part of the Bacillus sp. FJAT-45350 genome encodes these proteins:
- a CDS encoding proline-rich domain-containing protein — protein MKIVKKGTVVSVSENVTTIITEDGTFKNLPRTSNDEVPVLGESLAYTEQTKSKISSVKYASIAAVFILAIISYLFLPFTDSNAAYIVAVDINPSIEIKANKDHQILSIEAQNLDGERLIEHLNQNKMTITNILEEVLIHSIELGYIAEDETALVSTTIIPLVTETLDVLDIENVLKETAEQNNQSVQLTTSVESEKFYEEAKAILPSVNQYSLYKEFKEKGVITDISEVKDKSIREMKHLEKEKKKNDAMNNKRNNEKVDNHPSKIAPGKNVDKEKQIPNPNSNANNGNGPPKNVPTPASEKTNQAEKKENGNGIGKPATPERGNGVNPSERGHSNNPTTPNDERGNGKKLEKPQTPHERGNSNQPNKPQTPHQQGNSNQPNKPASPGERGNGPQGNGEKKGQ, from the coding sequence ATGAAAATCGTAAAAAAAGGGACAGTTGTCAGTGTTAGTGAAAACGTAACGACGATTATTACAGAAGATGGGACTTTTAAGAACTTGCCCCGAACTAGTAATGATGAAGTGCCTGTTCTTGGTGAATCATTAGCTTACACAGAGCAGACAAAGTCAAAAATATCATCAGTAAAATACGCTTCTATTGCAGCAGTGTTTATTCTTGCTATTATTTCTTACCTATTCTTACCTTTTACTGATAGTAATGCTGCTTATATTGTTGCTGTAGATATTAATCCAAGTATCGAAATAAAGGCAAATAAAGATCATCAAATACTTTCAATAGAGGCGCAAAATCTTGATGGGGAAAGGCTAATTGAGCACCTGAACCAAAATAAAATGACTATAACAAATATACTTGAAGAGGTATTAATACATTCAATTGAATTAGGGTATATTGCTGAAGACGAAACAGCGTTAGTTTCAACAACCATCATTCCTTTAGTTACTGAAACTCTCGATGTACTAGACATTGAAAATGTATTAAAAGAAACAGCAGAACAAAACAATCAATCAGTTCAATTAACTACATCTGTTGAAAGTGAAAAGTTCTATGAGGAAGCCAAAGCAATACTACCATCCGTGAATCAGTATTCACTATACAAAGAATTTAAAGAGAAAGGTGTAATTACCGACATTTCAGAAGTCAAAGATAAAAGCATTCGTGAGATGAAGCACCTTGAAAAAGAGAAGAAGAAAAATGATGCAATGAACAACAAGAGAAATAACGAGAAAGTTGATAATCACCCGTCAAAGATTGCTCCAGGAAAGAATGTCGATAAGGAGAAACAAATACCGAATCCGAATTCAAATGCTAACAACGGAAATGGTCCACCAAAGAATGTTCCAACTCCTGCAAGTGAAAAAACTAATCAAGCAGAGAAGAAGGAGAATGGAAACGGTATAGGGAAGCCTGCTACTCCAGAGAGGGGAAATGGAGTGAATCCAAGTGAACGTGGACATTCAAATAATCCTACTACGCCTAATGATGAGCGAGGAAATGGAAAGAAGCTAGAAAAGCCACAAACACCACATGAACGAGGGAATAGCAATCAACCTAATAAGCCACAAACACCACATCAACAAGGAAATAGCAATCAACCAAATAAACCAGCTTCTCCTGGTGAACGTGGAAATGGGCCTCAAGGAAATGGTGAAAAGAAAGGTCAGTAA
- a CDS encoding CarD family transcriptional regulator, with product MFEIGDKVVYPMYGAGIIKDIEEKEILGEKQQYYIFNMTHSNMEVSIPMGNSSNLGIREVVDDETIENVLSVFTDGEPDMTVNRHQRYHSNMKRMKSGDIQEVAHVIRDLMMLSKDKKIGTEDKNMLDNALQILTSELILVKEITQEEATELINEVMNKVEE from the coding sequence ATGTTTGAAATTGGTGATAAGGTTGTTTATCCGATGTATGGTGCCGGTATTATAAAGGACATCGAAGAAAAGGAAATTCTTGGTGAGAAACAGCAATATTATATCTTTAATATGACTCATAGTAATATGGAAGTGTCTATTCCAATGGGCAATTCATCAAACTTAGGAATCAGAGAAGTTGTTGATGATGAAACAATCGAGAATGTCCTTTCTGTTTTTACTGATGGCGAGCCTGATATGACTGTGAATAGACATCAGCGTTACCACAGTAATATGAAACGTATGAAGAGTGGTGACATTCAAGAAGTCGCTCATGTTATTCGTGATCTAATGATGCTTAGTAAAGATAAAAAAATTGGAACTGAAGACAAAAACATGCTAGATAACGCCCTTCAGATACTTACAAGTGAACTGATTCTTGTTAAAGAAATTACGCAAGAAGAAGCTACGGAGCTTATCAATGAGGTAATGAATAAAGTAGAAGAATAA
- a CDS encoding DUF5667 domain-containing protein: protein MKRFTICVMLSSILVVGTASAEEQETTYVNDPNSPLYELIHAIEKVKYEYTEDWEEKIDILLENANKRMLEIEENEVVDPDLANRIIEHIQENIEEIEKKLDEAEENGEDITEIEEEVVLHHSNRGNNLLVLLERENLPEQAKAGIRRALANQERAMEKRAEAKLRVEMKKALRIKMEEESKVESEVEETEHNENQVIKEHKEETASLKLEYTVGTNQVEEKEEQVEEEAKEIIASPTKVKGNEKAAQARQHASERANNGKSKGQERAKQARAKGENHPSQNGNGRNSNRP from the coding sequence ATGAAACGTTTTACAATTTGTGTTATGTTAAGTTCAATTTTAGTTGTTGGTACGGCAAGCGCTGAGGAGCAAGAAACAACCTATGTGAATGACCCTAATTCTCCATTATATGAATTAATTCATGCGATTGAAAAAGTTAAGTATGAGTATACAGAAGATTGGGAAGAAAAGATTGATATTTTACTAGAAAATGCGAATAAGCGTATGTTAGAGATTGAAGAAAATGAGGTAGTTGATCCTGACTTAGCTAATAGAATTATAGAGCATATTCAAGAAAATATAGAAGAAATAGAGAAAAAGCTTGATGAAGCTGAAGAAAATGGAGAGGACATTACTGAGATTGAAGAGGAAGTAGTACTTCATCATTCAAACCGTGGAAATAACCTTCTTGTATTACTTGAAAGGGAGAACTTACCAGAGCAAGCAAAGGCAGGTATTAGAAGAGCACTTGCTAATCAAGAAAGAGCAATGGAAAAACGTGCGGAAGCAAAACTTCGAGTAGAAATGAAAAAAGCACTACGCATTAAAATGGAAGAAGAGAGTAAAGTAGAGTCTGAGGTAGAAGAAACTGAACATAACGAAAATCAAGTAATAAAAGAACATAAAGAAGAAACAGCATCACTTAAACTAGAATATACAGTTGGAACTAATCAAGTTGAAGAGAAGGAAGAGCAAGTAGAAGAAGAAGCAAAAGAAATAATTGCTTCACCTACAAAAGTAAAAGGTAATGAAAAAGCTGCTCAAGCTAGGCAACATGCAAGTGAAAGAGCAAATAACGGTAAGAGTAAAGGTCAAGAAAGAGCAAAACAAGCAAGAGCTAAGGGAGAAAATCACCCTTCCCAAAATGGAAATGGACGAAATAGTAATAGACCATAA
- a CDS encoding cold-shock protein, with protein MLEGKVKWFNAEKGFGFIEVEGQEDIFVHFSAIQGEGFKALEEGQSVTFEIVEGARGPQAANVQK; from the coding sequence ATGTTAGAAGGAAAAGTTAAATGGTTCAATGCAGAAAAAGGTTTCGGTTTCATCGAAGTTGAAGGACAAGAGGACATATTTGTTCACTTCTCTGCTATTCAAGGCGAAGGTTTCAAAGCTTTAGAAGAAGGTCAATCAGTTACATTTGAAATCGTTGAAGGTGCTCGTGGACCACAAGCAGCTAACGTTCAAAAGTAA
- the sigI gene encoding RNA polymerase sigma-I factor translates to MDQVELVNQLEDAKKGNELVREQLIRHYRPYIINTVGHICREYRTWSDEEASIGLLAFNRAIDTFDKNGGRKFLNYVYLLIKRDLIDFYRREKREHHLSLNQNINDDDITLNEMEANKSIESFKQSVQTSELVEEILELNLALQGFSIAFDELEQFCPKHKDTRENLKEIASVLSQDQECVDLFLTKKRLPVTAFCKKHNYRPKTLERYRKYLITLILLTLHPNWIHLSQYIQKT, encoded by the coding sequence ATGGATCAAGTAGAATTAGTTAATCAACTAGAAGATGCGAAAAAGGGTAATGAGTTAGTTCGAGAACAATTAATTAGACATTATCGACCATATATTATTAATACAGTAGGTCATATATGTCGTGAGTATCGTACATGGAGCGATGAAGAAGCTAGCATTGGTTTACTAGCTTTCAATCGTGCCATTGACACATTTGATAAAAACGGAGGTAGAAAGTTTCTAAATTATGTCTATCTTTTAATAAAAAGAGATCTGATTGATTTTTATCGTCGCGAAAAAAGAGAGCATCATCTTTCATTAAACCAAAATATCAATGATGATGACATCACGTTAAATGAAATGGAAGCTAATAAGTCCATTGAATCATTTAAACAATCTGTACAAACTAGTGAACTAGTAGAGGAAATACTCGAATTAAATCTAGCATTACAAGGTTTTTCAATTGCTTTTGATGAACTTGAGCAGTTTTGTCCCAAGCATAAAGATACTCGTGAAAACCTAAAGGAAATTGCTTCAGTTTTAAGTCAAGATCAAGAATGTGTAGATCTGTTCCTAACAAAAAAACGATTACCAGTCACTGCCTTCTGTAAAAAACATAACTATAGACCTAAAACGTTAGAACGATATCGTAAGTATTTAATTACGTTAATACTCCTGACCCTTCATCCAAATTGGATCCATTTATCTCAATATATTCAAAAAACATAA